Proteins co-encoded in one Gracilimonas sp. genomic window:
- the nagB gene encoding glucosamine-6-phosphate deaminase, whose amino-acid sequence MSSTPLIRPEFEKYEKVPTKVFDTAKIASKYAADEIVSLIRDKAAKGEQAVLGLATGSTPTQLYDELVRMHKEEGLSFENVVTFNLDEYYPMEPDSIHSYVHFMHEYLFDHVDIKEENIHIPDGTLDREDVYDFCQKYEEKIDALGGLDIQILGIGRTGHVGFNEPGSSINSKTRLIALDSLTILDAASGFFGVENVPRRAITMGVGTIMKADRIFLMAWGEGKAKIVQKAIEGDITSQIPATFLQKHENVEFLLDDASSAELTRTKTPWLVGPIDWTDELLRKAVVWLSLYLEKPILKLTDEDYSEHGMNDVLIDIGRAYNVNIRIFNEIQHTITGWPGGKPNEDDTYRPERKSPAKKRVLIFSPHPDDDVISMGGTFIRLVDQGHEVHVAYQTSGNIAVFDDEAIRFADFVTDYHESFGLENEESAELFEEVRASIKNKKPGEVDSDEVKTIKGMIRRGEAKAACRYVGIPDENMHFLDLPFYETGKVRKKPIGPEDIEITKNIIQQVKPHQIYAAGDLSDPHGTHRVCLDAVFTALRELKDEPWMQECWTWLYRGAWQEWDIEDIEMAVPLSPEETDRKRKAIFKHQSQKDRPLFPGTDKREFWQRADDRTRGTAELYDKLGLAEYEAMEAFVRWKELD is encoded by the coding sequence ATGTCTTCTACTCCACTCATCCGCCCTGAGTTTGAAAAGTATGAGAAAGTGCCTACCAAAGTTTTTGATACGGCCAAAATTGCTTCTAAATATGCCGCTGATGAAATTGTTTCACTGATACGAGATAAAGCGGCCAAAGGTGAGCAAGCAGTCCTGGGACTTGCAACCGGTTCCACTCCAACGCAGCTGTATGATGAGCTGGTGCGGATGCATAAAGAGGAAGGGCTGAGTTTTGAGAATGTAGTCACCTTCAACCTGGACGAATACTACCCGATGGAGCCGGACTCCATTCACAGTTATGTCCATTTTATGCACGAGTATCTCTTTGACCATGTGGACATCAAAGAAGAAAATATCCACATCCCCGATGGTACACTGGATCGGGAAGACGTGTACGATTTTTGCCAAAAATACGAAGAGAAAATTGATGCCCTTGGCGGATTGGATATCCAGATTCTGGGTATCGGGCGAACCGGTCACGTTGGCTTTAATGAGCCCGGTTCATCCATCAATTCTAAAACCCGCCTCATTGCTTTAGACAGCCTGACGATATTAGATGCCGCCAGTGGATTCTTTGGTGTTGAAAATGTTCCCCGTCGCGCCATCACCATGGGGGTTGGAACTATTATGAAAGCCGACCGCATCTTCCTGATGGCCTGGGGCGAAGGCAAGGCTAAGATTGTTCAAAAGGCTATTGAAGGGGACATCACCAGCCAGATTCCGGCTACCTTCCTTCAAAAGCACGAGAACGTAGAATTCCTCCTCGATGATGCTTCTTCGGCAGAACTTACACGTACCAAAACTCCGTGGCTGGTCGGCCCTATTGACTGGACAGACGAGCTGCTTAGAAAAGCGGTGGTATGGTTAAGCCTCTATCTGGAGAAACCAATCCTCAAGCTTACGGATGAAGATTACAGTGAGCATGGCATGAACGATGTATTGATTGACATTGGCCGCGCTTACAATGTGAACATCCGCATTTTTAACGAGATTCAGCATACCATTACCGGATGGCCCGGCGGAAAACCCAACGAAGACGACACCTACCGTCCGGAACGAAAATCACCGGCTAAAAAACGCGTGCTTATTTTCAGTCCCCACCCGGATGACGATGTAATTTCAATGGGCGGTACTTTTATCCGCCTGGTGGATCAGGGACATGAAGTTCATGTAGCCTATCAGACGTCGGGTAACATCGCCGTTTTTGATGACGAAGCCATTCGTTTTGCCGATTTCGTAACCGATTACCACGAAAGTTTTGGATTGGAGAATGAAGAATCAGCTGAGCTTTTTGAGGAAGTAAGAGCTTCCATCAAGAATAAGAAACCCGGCGAAGTGGATTCCGATGAAGTGAAAACCATTAAGGGAATGATTCGACGCGGAGAGGCGAAAGCAGCCTGTCGGTATGTGGGCATCCCCGATGAGAACATGCACTTCCTGGATCTTCCGTTTTATGAAACAGGGAAAGTGCGTAAAAAGCCTATTGGCCCGGAAGACATTGAGATCACTAAAAATATTATACAGCAGGTGAAACCCCATCAGATTTATGCAGCGGGCGACTTATCCGATCCGCACGGTACGCACCGGGTGTGTCTGGATGCTGTTTTCACCGCTTTGCGTGAACTGAAGGATGAGCCGTGGATGCAAGAATGCTGGACGTGGTTATACCGCGGTGCCTGGCAGGAATGGGATATTGAGGACATTGAAATGGCAGTGCCACTCAGCCCCGAAGAAACAGACCGCAAGCGTAAAGCCATCTTCAAGCATCAGTCGCAGAAAGACCGACCTCTGTTCCCCGGAACCGACAAGCGGGAATTCTGGCAGCGTGCCGATGACCGAACCCGCGGCACCGCCGAACTCTACGACAAGCTGGGGCTGGCTGAGTACGAAGCCATGGAAGCCTTCGTGCGCTGGAAAGAGCTGGATTGA
- a CDS encoding TatD family hydrolase, with the protein MIDTHSHIYLPKFDEDRAEVNRRAAEAGVKAIFMPAIDFDSLGQMDKLSHSEIDFYKMAGIHPCDVESLPDDFEEQLLGLCSKEDIYGVGETGLDYYWSTDHVEEQKRSLRVHCKVAKEVQKPIIIHNRESTDDVLDILEEEQDGSLTGIWHCFNGTVEEGKRAIGFGFHLGIGGVVTFKNGGVDKTVAQLLLDKMVLETDAPYLSPTPKRGKRNEPAFMKYTAQKLADIFDLSLEEIDIKTTETAKRLFGI; encoded by the coding sequence GTGATAGACACCCATTCCCATATATACCTTCCTAAATTTGATGAAGACCGTGCTGAAGTAAACCGGCGAGCAGCAGAAGCCGGAGTAAAAGCCATATTCATGCCGGCTATCGATTTCGATTCGCTGGGGCAGATGGATAAGCTGAGTCATTCTGAAATTGATTTCTACAAAATGGCGGGCATACACCCTTGCGATGTGGAGAGCCTGCCGGATGATTTTGAAGAACAACTGTTAGGGCTTTGTTCAAAAGAAGATATCTACGGAGTGGGAGAGACCGGGCTGGATTATTACTGGAGCACCGATCATGTGGAGGAGCAGAAGCGCAGCCTTCGCGTTCATTGTAAAGTGGCTAAAGAAGTGCAGAAGCCGATCATTATCCACAACCGGGAGAGTACGGACGATGTGCTTGACATCCTGGAAGAGGAGCAGGATGGCAGCCTGACCGGCATCTGGCACTGCTTTAACGGAACGGTGGAAGAAGGCAAACGGGCCATCGGGTTTGGATTTCATCTCGGGATCGGCGGCGTGGTAACCTTTAAAAACGGGGGAGTGGATAAAACCGTAGCTCAGCTCCTGCTGGATAAGATGGTGTTGGAAACTGATGCCCCATATCTGTCGCCCACCCCAAAGCGCGGCAAACGCAACGAACCGGCTTTCATGAAATACACCGCTCAAAAACTCGCCGACATTTTTGATCTGAGTCTGGAGGAAATAGACATCAAAACCACGGAGACAGCGAAGCGGTTATTTGGGATTTGA
- a CDS encoding cysteine hydrolase family protein, translating to MAKDTALIVVDMQVGVFNGSTIPAVFESEKLLSNVSRLIEKARNAVIPIVFIQHNGGKGHPLEQGTNDWQIHPGLDLTNDDFIVQKHTPDSFYDTNLIGILDSNKINRVIIAGIQTEYCIDTICRRAFSLGYEVTLVKDSHSTWDTDDLTASQIINHHNSLLNEWFVSLKAENEIELNQF from the coding sequence TTGGCAAAAGATACTGCACTTATAGTTGTTGATATGCAAGTTGGCGTTTTTAATGGCTCGACTATCCCCGCAGTTTTTGAGTCTGAAAAGTTACTTTCAAACGTATCTCGTTTGATAGAGAAAGCAAGAAATGCGGTGATCCCAATTGTATTCATTCAACACAATGGAGGAAAAGGACACCCTTTAGAGCAGGGTACAAACGATTGGCAGATCCACCCGGGTCTGGATCTCACCAATGATGATTTTATTGTGCAAAAGCATACTCCTGATTCATTTTATGATACAAATCTTATAGGCATATTAGATTCAAATAAAATTAACAGAGTGATAATAGCTGGAATCCAAACCGAATATTGTATAGATACTATTTGTAGGAGGGCATTTAGTCTTGGCTATGAAGTGACATTGGTTAAAGATTCTCATAGCACCTGGGATACTGACGACCTTACTGCATCACAAATAATTAATCATCATAATTCTTTACTAAATGAATGGTTTGTATCACTAAAGGCAGAAAACGAGATTGAGTTGAACCAGTTTTAA
- a CDS encoding DUF3592 domain-containing protein has translation MMNLPLLVGIAFTLFGVYLVIHAVRNHRRAKQSEDWPVANGKLVSVELWGKRNIDGEMKDAEKLSVKYEYILKGKVYESSTVAFYTMMYPETIEFAENNSPDQAVDVYYNPAKPNESVLIPGLRSGNKRYSDLILALFAVFIGIVVAIMS, from the coding sequence ATGATGAACCTTCCTCTATTAGTTGGAATAGCATTTACTCTTTTTGGAGTTTATTTAGTAATACATGCAGTCAGGAATCATAGAAGAGCAAAGCAAAGTGAAGACTGGCCTGTGGCAAACGGGAAATTGGTAAGCGTTGAACTGTGGGGAAAACGAAATATTGATGGCGAGATGAAAGATGCTGAAAAGTTGTCGGTTAAGTATGAGTATATCTTGAAAGGTAAGGTATATGAAAGTTCTACAGTGGCATTTTATACGATGATGTACCCGGAGACCATTGAATTTGCTGAGAATAATTCCCCGGACCAAGCAGTGGATGTATATTACAATCCGGCTAAACCGAATGAATCCGTTCTAATCCCTGGTCTTCGCTCCGGGAATAAGCGATACAGTGATCTGATTCTGGCCTTATTTGCTGTCTTTATTGGAATAGTGGTAGCTATAATGAGTTAA
- a CDS encoding DUF1772 domain-containing protein, translated as MDIFQITLILATFFCSVVGGFLMAFSIVVMPGIKNLNDGEFIRAFQAIDRVIQNGQALFMIFWVGSIIALVVTAVLGVGELDTTGWVFMILAIATYFLGVQLPTVRINIPLNDALQMLDVDEMDEEELQTARTNFEEKWVKWNIIRTAFSNITALLLILLLFLL; from the coding sequence ATGGATATTTTTCAGATTACACTGATTCTTGCCACCTTTTTTTGTTCGGTGGTTGGTGGTTTTTTAATGGCTTTTTCCATTGTGGTAATGCCGGGTATCAAAAACCTTAATGACGGAGAATTTATCCGGGCATTTCAGGCTATCGACCGGGTCATTCAAAACGGTCAGGCGCTATTTATGATATTTTGGGTAGGTTCGATTATTGCTTTGGTTGTCACGGCCGTATTAGGGGTGGGAGAACTGGATACAACAGGTTGGGTTTTTATGATCCTTGCCATTGCTACTTACTTTCTTGGTGTTCAGTTACCAACTGTCCGCATCAATATTCCCCTGAATGATGCTTTACAAATGCTGGATGTAGATGAGATGGACGAAGAAGAACTACAAACCGCCCGCACTAATTTTGAAGAGAAGTGGGTAAAATGGAATATCATTCGAACGGCTTTCTCCAATATTACGGCATTGTTGCTTATCCTATTACTTTTCTTACTCTAA
- a CDS encoding DUF6567 family protein codes for MMKSYTIIVLLTSVLVLAGCGNAGVFVASNNTQVELSEGNYSIVAKNVSGTSESAYILGASYSWGMATNAVGLIPIGDGKMLYKDAREDLWANFEAANSPVEGRKLALVNIQYDAGTTNLVLYTKAKVTITADVIEFD; via the coding sequence ATGATGAAATCATATACAATAATTGTACTGCTTACTTCTGTATTAGTATTAGCAGGATGTGGTAATGCCGGGGTTTTCGTAGCAAGTAACAATACTCAGGTAGAACTGAGCGAAGGGAACTACTCCATCGTAGCCAAAAATGTTTCAGGTACGTCTGAATCAGCATATATCCTGGGTGCCAGCTACTCCTGGGGAATGGCAACTAACGCAGTTGGACTTATTCCGATAGGAGATGGAAAAATGCTTTATAAAGATGCCCGTGAAGATTTGTGGGCTAACTTTGAAGCAGCAAACTCTCCGGTTGAAGGCAGAAAACTGGCTTTGGTAAACATTCAGTACGATGCCGGAACAACTAACTTAGTTCTCTATACCAAAGCGAAGGTTACCATCACCGCCGATGTAATCGAATTCGACTGA
- a CDS encoding glycoside hydrolase family 3 N-terminal domain-containing protein, translating into MRRIATLSLLTFLLSLPLLSEAQTLQEKIGQMIMVGVETSQEHQDSLKYDIEHRNLGGVLLFAYNLRFPSQIRSQNSRFQGLADTPLFLATDQEGGIVARLDEQNGFERTFSAHKLGTEFNSEDSTRKQAALMAGWMANTGLNMNLAPVVDVNVDPNSPAIGGLDRSFSTDEQVVYQHASWFVDEFHKQNITTSLKHFPGHGSAVSDSHEGFTDITDTWEDRELDPFRFLIEDGYNDAVMTGHLFNQNWDEDYPASLSSYAVTDILRDSLGFNGVVISDELFMGAVQENYGMDEAIVQVVNSDTDILLFNTNLYQDKSLPAYIISLISEKVEAGVIDEATITASYNRIMTLKDTRIPTSNEVDYEPQELPDQVDIANYPNPFNPSTTITVSLDQSSQVQVQVFNSIGQRVQTLAQTQLSSGVHNFTFDGRSLSSGMYLVVVSTPETRQVHKMMLIK; encoded by the coding sequence TTGAGACGAATAGCTACTTTAAGTTTACTCACTTTCTTACTCTCCCTCCCCCTGCTTTCCGAGGCACAGACCCTTCAGGAAAAAATTGGCCAGATGATTATGGTTGGCGTTGAAACCAGCCAGGAACACCAGGATTCTTTGAAGTATGACATCGAGCACCGAAACCTGGGCGGGGTGTTGTTGTTCGCATATAACCTTCGTTTTCCCAGCCAGATACGCAGCCAAAATTCGAGATTTCAAGGACTGGCAGACACCCCTTTATTTCTGGCCACAGATCAGGAAGGCGGTATTGTAGCCCGCCTTGATGAGCAAAACGGCTTTGAGCGAACTTTCTCGGCACATAAACTGGGCACCGAATTTAATTCCGAAGATTCCACACGAAAGCAGGCCGCGCTAATGGCCGGCTGGATGGCGAATACCGGGTTAAACATGAACCTGGCACCGGTAGTGGATGTAAATGTTGATCCCAACAGCCCGGCTATAGGCGGACTGGATCGCAGTTTTTCGACGGATGAACAGGTTGTTTATCAACATGCCTCCTGGTTTGTGGATGAGTTTCATAAACAAAATATTACCACCTCACTCAAGCATTTTCCCGGTCATGGAAGCGCTGTATCTGACTCCCATGAAGGGTTTACCGACATCACCGACACATGGGAAGACCGTGAACTCGACCCTTTCCGTTTTCTTATTGAAGATGGATACAACGATGCCGTTATGACCGGACATCTATTTAATCAAAATTGGGATGAAGACTACCCGGCCTCCCTCTCTTCCTATGCCGTCACCGACATTCTGAGAGACAGCCTTGGATTTAACGGGGTTGTGATTTCCGATGAGCTTTTTATGGGCGCCGTTCAGGAAAATTACGGAATGGATGAAGCCATTGTTCAGGTGGTGAATTCTGACACAGACATTCTTTTGTTCAACACCAATTTGTATCAGGACAAATCCCTTCCGGCCTATATCATCTCACTCATTTCAGAAAAAGTAGAAGCCGGCGTTATTGATGAAGCCACCATCACCGCTTCTTATAATCGCATTATGACTCTGAAGGATACCCGCATCCCAACCAGTAACGAAGTGGATTATGAACCGCAGGAGCTTCCCGATCAGGTTGACATCGCCAACTACCCGAACCCCTTTAACCCTTCCACTACCATTACGGTGTCTTTAGATCAGTCCAGTCAGGTACAGGTACAAGTCTTTAACTCCATTGGTCAGCGGGTGCAAACACTTGCCCAAACACAGCTCTCATCAGGTGTGCATAACTTTACTTTTGACGGAAGAAGCCTCAGCTCCGGCATGTACCTCGTAGTGGTGAGTACTCCGGAAACCCGTCAGGTGCACAAAATGATGCTCATCAAATAA
- a CDS encoding T9SS type A sorting domain-containing protein encodes MRPCTSKTLLLSLLWIFYIGLGGLSGQPVQYSVEDSVIARVGDDFYGIQYHSNTYSSPILQEKLSEIPIKKVRIWARPNQIRPNLEEWNWSGLDNKVNEVINAGYEPIVCIFQAEDWYTGTPENPWWNDTSAVNQWLTLSEELAGRYADEIEYIILFDELNYLHQDNPYYISFSKAADLYIQTASTIKAVDPDLKVGGPSGFNGWENGHWGNYVFNQTEHDTLLDFISSNIFLSWDKDDSDQSIINKTIWYEEAPKKIRSMLNSTHSPTLMLDAYNASALWTIDGTKDGELWTDPRNVNTFGGVYQALAQLHSTKGGFDITLKWETIGGYGIFNWYPDFNELPTYYSWELMAKRGALKPGSELIKITTTEIPLQDLPHHSGMNVDGYRVQPFAIRDSENNIKVILINKTDSLQEANITPPAEMNSFQLYQFHESRTQNTLAAVDSGSVDDNLLLELPPLSINIISYSESSLLTSTETEKSGSEPDQFTLFQNYPNPFNPTTSIAFRLSETSFVELSVYNARGQKVKEFYGNRLAAGEHSLLFDGSGLSSGIYFYRLTVDGNTEVRKFALIK; translated from the coding sequence ATGCGACCATGTACCAGTAAAACACTTCTTCTTTCTCTTTTATGGATATTCTACATAGGATTAGGGGGCCTTTCCGGACAGCCTGTACAATATTCGGTTGAAGATTCTGTGATAGCTCGGGTAGGTGATGATTTTTATGGAATTCAATACCACTCCAACACCTACAGCTCTCCCATACTTCAGGAAAAGTTATCTGAAATCCCCATTAAAAAAGTCCGTATTTGGGCAAGACCTAATCAGATCCGGCCAAATCTGGAAGAGTGGAACTGGTCGGGGCTTGATAATAAGGTCAATGAAGTAATCAATGCTGGCTATGAGCCTATCGTGTGTATTTTCCAGGCTGAAGATTGGTATACCGGTACCCCGGAAAACCCCTGGTGGAATGACACTTCTGCAGTAAATCAATGGCTTACATTGTCAGAAGAACTGGCAGGCAGGTACGCAGATGAGATTGAGTACATCATTTTGTTCGACGAGCTGAACTACCTGCATCAGGACAATCCCTATTACATTTCCTTTTCGAAGGCTGCGGATTTATATATTCAAACAGCTTCAACGATTAAGGCTGTTGATCCTGACTTAAAAGTTGGAGGACCTTCAGGATTCAACGGGTGGGAAAACGGGCATTGGGGAAATTACGTTTTCAATCAAACCGAACACGATACCTTACTCGATTTCATTTCTTCAAATATTTTTCTTTCGTGGGATAAAGATGATTCCGACCAATCTATCATCAATAAAACCATATGGTATGAGGAGGCCCCGAAGAAAATCCGGAGTATGCTCAACTCAACCCACTCTCCCACACTAATGCTGGATGCCTATAATGCTTCAGCACTTTGGACTATCGATGGAACCAAAGACGGTGAGTTATGGACCGATCCCAGAAATGTGAATACTTTCGGTGGAGTTTACCAGGCACTTGCCCAGCTTCACAGTACTAAAGGTGGTTTTGATATCACCCTTAAATGGGAAACAATAGGCGGTTACGGCATATTCAATTGGTATCCTGACTTCAACGAACTTCCCACCTATTATAGCTGGGAACTCATGGCTAAACGCGGAGCTCTTAAACCCGGATCCGAGCTAATCAAAATTACGACGACTGAAATTCCCCTACAGGACCTGCCGCATCACTCGGGTATGAATGTGGATGGCTACCGGGTGCAGCCGTTTGCAATCCGGGATTCCGAAAACAACATCAAGGTTATTCTTATCAACAAAACAGACAGCCTGCAAGAAGCAAATATTACTCCTCCGGCTGAAATGAACAGCTTTCAGTTGTATCAATTTCATGAATCCCGAACGCAAAATACTCTGGCAGCAGTTGACTCTGGCAGCGTGGATGATAATTTACTTCTGGAACTTCCTCCGCTAAGTATCAACATAATCAGTTATTCCGAAAGCAGCCTGCTTACGTCAACAGAAACAGAAAAGTCAGGTTCTGAACCCGATCAATTTACTCTTTTTCAGAACTACCCGAACCCTTTTAACCCTACTACTTCCATTGCCTTCAGGCTTTCAGAAACAAGTTTTGTAGAACTCTCCGTTTATAATGCCCGCGGACAGAAAGTGAAGGAATTTTACGGAAACCGGTTGGCTGCCGGTGAACATTCTTTGCTATTTGACGGAAGCGGACTTTCATCCGGTATTTACTTTTACCGGCTTACTGTTGACGGTAATACTGAGGTCAGGAAGTTTGCACTGATCAAATAG
- a CDS encoding 4-phosphoerythronate dehydrogenase: MIHVSADQNLYKIKELIPPQTELSLYNPSEGIPDLTQADAMLLRTVTHLTEESFPNPPATLKFIGTGSSGTDHLDNEHLEGKGITLASSNGCNARAVAEYVMTALLLWKEKKQPKESFGKVGVIGVGKAGSAVVDLLSGFDIDCVLYDPPRQQRDPDFTSASLQEVLGCDILTFHAPLSKKGPHATYHWLDEEKLAGRSFKLIINAARGGVIDELALMKYYVEGKIGDYILDVWEREPDFNTEVAKHAFIATPHIAGYSEQAKVNATKMICDQLASFFELGSGSAHYEIPERVEDLAHIQYDLTKLITRLNPILEYDKALRDLSDRPDKGVLFRNLRNEWPLRYEYASLKIRKELLREFKEIHMLGVHPV; this comes from the coding sequence TTGATACACGTTTCAGCCGACCAAAATCTGTATAAAATCAAAGAGCTTATCCCTCCACAAACAGAGCTCTCCCTGTACAACCCTTCAGAGGGAATTCCGGATCTTACACAGGCTGACGCCATGCTGTTGAGAACGGTAACTCATTTAACTGAAGAATCTTTCCCGAACCCGCCTGCCACACTGAAATTTATCGGCACCGGATCATCCGGAACCGATCACCTTGATAATGAACACCTTGAGGGAAAAGGAATTACCCTTGCCAGCTCCAATGGATGTAATGCCCGGGCAGTTGCTGAGTATGTAATGACAGCCCTATTGTTGTGGAAAGAGAAAAAGCAACCTAAGGAATCGTTTGGAAAAGTCGGGGTGATAGGTGTTGGCAAAGCCGGGTCTGCAGTTGTTGACTTACTTTCCGGTTTCGATATTGATTGTGTGCTTTACGACCCGCCCCGGCAGCAAAGAGATCCTGATTTCACTTCTGCTTCGCTACAAGAGGTTTTGGGTTGTGACATCCTCACCTTTCATGCTCCCCTTAGTAAAAAGGGACCTCATGCTACCTACCACTGGCTGGATGAAGAAAAATTAGCCGGCAGATCCTTTAAGTTGATTATCAACGCTGCGCGGGGTGGAGTGATTGACGAGCTGGCCCTGATGAAATATTACGTAGAAGGTAAAATCGGGGATTACATTCTGGATGTGTGGGAAAGGGAGCCTGACTTTAATACAGAGGTAGCCAAACATGCCTTCATAGCTACGCCGCATATTGCCGGCTATTCTGAACAGGCAAAAGTAAATGCCACCAAAATGATTTGTGATCAGCTGGCTTCTTTTTTTGAGCTGGGTTCCGGTTCGGCTCACTATGAAATCCCGGAACGGGTTGAAGACCTGGCTCATATTCAATACGACCTGACCAAGCTGATCACCCGCCTTAACCCTATCCTGGAATATGATAAAGCATTAAGGGATTTATCCGACCGACCGGATAAAGGAGTCCTATTCCGCAATTTGAGGAATGAGTGGCCACTTCGGTATGAGTATGCTTCTCTTAAAATTCGTAAAGAGTTACTCAGGGAGTTCAAAGAAATTCATATGTTAGGGGTTCACCCCGTTTAA
- a CDS encoding thymidine phosphorylase, with translation MDSKYNIVSLIRKKRDGKTLEKEEIQHLINLYTADEIPDYQISAFLMAAFLNGMNDEESAAFTEAMLHSGEIVDLSHVAGKKVDKHSTGGVGDKLSLILAPIVAAAGVPVPMISGRGLGHTGGTLDKLESIPGFTVDMDLARYKEIIGKHDLVLAGQTKEIAPADKRLYALRDVTATVESIPLIAGSIMSKKLAEGIDALVLDVKVGSGAFMKTTEEAIKLGEALVGIGTQFEKETIAYVTNMNQPLGYKIGNWLEVEECIDAMHGNGPDDIMEITHLLAGTMIYLGGKAGDVSEGIELSKEQIENGAAFRKWLDIVEEQHGDVEMIKSPQKYPKAQFEFEIKAKKEGYVSAMDSFEIGMASVELGAGRKTKEDDVDPQAGIVLQKKVGDKISKGETILTGLTNKPSAIDAASEQLFGAVTIAETKPEAVHLVSHTIDKKGSRAFEL, from the coding sequence ATGGATTCAAAATACAATATAGTTTCACTTATTCGCAAAAAACGGGATGGAAAAACCCTCGAGAAAGAGGAGATACAGCATCTCATTAATTTATATACCGCTGATGAGATTCCTGATTATCAGATAAGCGCCTTCTTGATGGCGGCTTTTTTAAACGGGATGAATGATGAGGAGTCGGCGGCTTTTACTGAAGCCATGCTGCATTCCGGGGAAATTGTTGACCTGTCTCACGTAGCCGGAAAAAAGGTGGACAAGCATTCAACAGGCGGAGTTGGGGATAAGCTTTCGCTCATTTTAGCACCCATTGTGGCGGCAGCCGGAGTGCCGGTTCCAATGATTTCCGGGCGTGGACTCGGACATACCGGAGGCACCTTAGACAAACTTGAATCTATTCCCGGCTTTACGGTGGATATGGACCTCGCGCGTTACAAGGAAATCATTGGTAAACATGATTTGGTACTGGCCGGTCAAACCAAAGAAATTGCCCCCGCCGATAAGCGCCTGTATGCCCTGCGTGATGTAACAGCCACGGTAGAATCTATTCCGCTGATTGCCGGAAGCATCATGAGTAAAAAACTGGCGGAAGGTATAGATGCATTGGTTTTAGATGTGAAAGTAGGCTCCGGCGCTTTTATGAAAACAACAGAAGAAGCCATAAAGCTGGGAGAGGCACTGGTTGGAATTGGCACCCAATTTGAGAAAGAAACCATCGCTTATGTGACGAATATGAATCAGCCGCTGGGTTATAAAATCGGAAACTGGCTGGAAGTGGAAGAATGTATTGACGCCATGCACGGGAACGGCCCGGATGATATCATGGAAATCACTCACTTACTGGCGGGAACCATGATTTATCTGGGTGGTAAAGCCGGAGATGTTTCCGAAGGTATTGAGCTCAGTAAAGAGCAAATTGAAAACGGAGCCGCCTTCCGGAAATGGCTGGATATTGTTGAAGAACAGCATGGGGATGTGGAAATGATTAAATCACCGCAAAAATACCCCAAAGCCCAATTTGAGTTTGAGATAAAAGCGAAAAAGGAAGGCTACGTTTCAGCTATGGATTCCTTTGAAATTGGAATGGCCTCGGTAGAACTCGGAGCCGGACGGAAAACCAAAGAAGATGACGTAGATCCCCAGGCCGGAATTGTGCTTCAAAAGAAAGTTGGAGACAAAATCTCAAAAGGTGAAACAATTTTGACCGGACTTACGAACAAGCCATCAGCAATAGACGCTGCAAGCGAGCAATTATTCGGGGCAGTTACTATTGCCGAAACTAAACCCGAAGCAGTGCATTTGGTGAGTCATACAATAGACAAAAAAGGCAGCAGGGCATTTGAGCTTTAA